From Rahnella aceris, a single genomic window includes:
- the trpR gene encoding trp operon repressor, whose protein sequence is MNQRPITDPALSQQGNEDWQCFLALLQQSFAENLHQDLLQLLLTPDERAALGTRVRIIQELMRGEMSQRELKSQLGAGIATITRGSNGLKTAPAALKDWLSGQLLADKTGE, encoded by the coding sequence ATGAATCAACGACCCATCACTGACCCTGCTCTTTCCCAACAAGGCAATGAGGACTGGCAGTGCTTTCTGGCACTGCTACAGCAATCTTTTGCTGAAAATCTGCATCAGGATCTGCTGCAACTGCTTCTGACGCCCGACGAACGTGCGGCGCTGGGAACGCGGGTACGCATTATTCAGGAGCTGATGCGGGGAGAGATGAGTCAGCGCGAACTGAAAAGCCAGCTGGGTGCCGGTATCGCTACGATAACCCGGGGATCGAATGGCCTGAAAACGGCTCCGGCAGCGCTAAAGGATTGGTTGAGCGGGCAACTGCTGGCAGACAAAACGGGCGAATGA
- the yjjX gene encoding inosine/xanthosine triphosphatase — MYHVVAATTNPAKIKAIAMAFEDIFGAEAFRIEGVDVDSGVPNQPIGSNETRTGARHRVIGARQVRPEADFWVGVEAGIEDNMTFAWMVIENMHQRGESRSASLMLPEIILQGINQGSELGDEMEKLTGIAEVKRKGGAIGIFTAGKLNRTSVYHQALVLALAPFHNPVYQTRAQTH; from the coding sequence ATGTATCATGTTGTCGCTGCAACCACTAACCCGGCAAAAATCAAAGCTATCGCCATGGCTTTTGAAGACATTTTCGGCGCTGAGGCATTTCGCATTGAAGGCGTTGATGTCGACAGTGGTGTTCCAAATCAACCTATTGGCAGTAATGAAACCCGTACCGGGGCACGCCATCGTGTAATCGGTGCGCGTCAGGTTCGTCCCGAAGCAGACTTCTGGGTCGGCGTGGAAGCGGGTATCGAAGACAATATGACATTCGCCTGGATGGTGATTGAGAATATGCACCAGCGCGGCGAATCACGTTCAGCCAGTTTAATGTTACCTGAAATCATTTTACAGGGGATCAACCAGGGCAGTGAATTGGGGGATGAGATGGAAAAACTGACGGGTATCGCAGAGGTGAAGCGTAAAGGCGGCGCCATCGGCATTTTTACCGCCGGGAAACTGAACCGCACCAGCGTTTATCATCAGGCACTGGTGCTGGCTTTAGCGCCTTTTCATAACCCGGTTTATCAAACCCGCGCCCAGACCCATTAA
- the rcsA gene encoding transcriptional regulator RcsA: MSSLIVDKCYYTQLALHSLLQLNGQHPKDILSLKDIDELQATCNSLTPEIIFVNEDCFTSDAQSGHVLREVIDAHPGTLFFVFISKENLNYQNYVPIRKNIIILSKSIRTATIYQLIAHNLLLARSAETEQPLDLTPVSLSRTESSILKMWMSGLNTQNISQHLNIKQKTVASHKGNIKRKVKTQNKQAIYHVVKLTDILTSGMFVGRTQPLRPDRETDEFTIPFG; this comes from the coding sequence ATGTCATCGCTCATTGTAGATAAGTGCTATTACACACAGCTGGCATTGCATTCGCTATTGCAATTAAACGGACAACATCCGAAAGATATTCTTTCGCTTAAGGACATCGACGAACTGCAAGCGACGTGCAATTCCCTGACGCCTGAAATCATCTTCGTGAATGAAGATTGCTTTACGTCTGATGCGCAATCAGGTCACGTTCTGCGGGAGGTGATCGACGCGCATCCCGGTACGCTTTTTTTTGTTTTCATTTCCAAGGAAAACCTGAATTATCAGAACTATGTGCCGATCCGTAAAAACATCATTATTTTGTCAAAATCCATCCGGACAGCCACTATTTATCAGTTGATTGCCCATAACCTGCTGCTGGCGCGCTCGGCAGAAACGGAACAACCGCTGGATCTCACGCCGGTCAGCCTGAGCCGGACTGAATCCAGTATTCTGAAAATGTGGATGTCGGGGCTGAACACGCAAAACATTTCTCAGCACCTGAATATCAAGCAAAAAACGGTGGCGTCACACAAAGGCAATATCAAGCGTAAAGTAAAAACTCAGAATAAACAGGCTATTTATCATGTTGTTAAACTCACCGATATTCTGACATCCGGGATGTTTGTCGGGCGTACTCAGCCACTGCGCCCGGACCGCGAAACGGATGAATTCACCATTCCATTCGGCTGA
- a CDS encoding tRNA/rRNA methyltransferase, producing MQLHIILVSPARPENVGAAARAMKTMGFASLRIVDSEAHLKPEAGWVAHGSQDILQNALHFSTLAEALADIDFTVATTARSRAKFHYYCTPQELQVQLEEKSQWVNHAALVFGREDSGLTNEELELADVLTGVPMVADYPSLNLGQAVMVFCYQLSSLNQVTSVKPENAEAGQLSALRARVGRLLENVGAEDDQKLSDWLHQRLGLLQQRDAAMLHTLLHDIEKKLTQ from the coding sequence ATGCAACTTCATATTATTTTAGTGTCACCGGCTCGCCCGGAAAATGTCGGTGCGGCAGCCCGCGCAATGAAAACCATGGGCTTTGCTTCCTTGCGTATTGTGGACAGCGAGGCACATCTCAAGCCGGAAGCCGGTTGGGTGGCACATGGTTCGCAGGACATCCTGCAAAATGCTCTGCATTTCAGCACACTGGCAGAAGCTCTGGCTGATATTGATTTTACTGTCGCGACGACGGCCCGCAGCCGGGCTAAATTTCACTATTACTGCACGCCTCAGGAGTTGCAGGTGCAGCTTGAAGAGAAAAGCCAGTGGGTGAATCACGCTGCGCTGGTATTTGGCCGTGAGGATTCCGGGCTGACCAATGAAGAGCTGGAACTGGCTGATGTGCTGACCGGCGTTCCGATGGTGGCGGATTACCCGTCGCTGAATCTGGGGCAGGCCGTGATGGTATTCTGTTATCAGTTATCGTCTCTCAATCAGGTGACCTCAGTGAAACCTGAAAATGCCGAAGCGGGACAGTTGTCGGCATTGCGTGCACGGGTCGGGCGATTACTGGAAAATGTCGGGGCAGAAGATGACCAGAAATTGTCCGACTGGCTGCATCAGCGTCTCGGTCTTTTGCAGCAGCGCGATGCGGCAATGCTGCATACTTTGCTACATGACATCGAAAAAAAACTGACCCAATGA
- the sltY gene encoding murein transglycosylase produces the protein MDKWHSLAMSVLLVTVSGVAKADSLDSQRQHYMQIKQAWDNNQLDVVSQLMPTLEDYPLYPYLEYRQLTQELGDATPAQVNAFVKANPTLPPARSLPARFVNELARRQDWNSLLSFSPQPPKPVAARCNYYYAKWATGDQKTAFDGAKDIWLTGTSLPNTCDKLFSVWQGAGNQTALTTLQRIGLAMKTGNTNLVNFLAKQLPPDYQTMRDALLDLQNNPNTIESFARSVGPTDFTRNATSITFARIARDDAENARSMIPVLVRLQKMSDSERLDLEEAVAWRYMGSDATPEQAAWRDNVILRSHSTTLVERRIRMALAAGDRQGLRQWLDRLPSDALQEDEWQYWRASVMIDNGQRSQGEAMLRTLMKGRGFYPMAAAQKLNVAYPMQISVAAKPDASIAKLPEVARVRELMYWQMDNLARTEWSYLVSSRSESQQSALARYAFEQKWPDLSVQATITGKLWDYLEERFPLAWPDEFRRATNDKGITQSYAMAIARQESAWNPKARSPVGASGLMQVMPATAQHTVDMFGLQGYSNPAQLLDPQMNITIGTSYLEYVYQMFGRNRILSSAAYNAGPSRVNTWLGNSAGRVDSVAFIESIPFSETRRYVKNVLAYDAFYRYFLHQPAKILTDAEWQRRY, from the coding sequence GTGGACAAATGGCACTCTCTGGCAATGAGCGTGTTGCTGGTAACAGTATCGGGCGTGGCGAAAGCTGACTCGCTGGACTCGCAACGCCAGCACTATATGCAGATTAAACAGGCGTGGGATAACAATCAGTTGGACGTCGTCAGTCAGCTGATGCCCACGCTGGAAGATTATCCGCTTTACCCTTATCTGGAATACCGGCAACTGACGCAGGAACTGGGCGATGCCACGCCCGCGCAGGTGAATGCCTTTGTTAAAGCCAACCCGACATTGCCGCCTGCGCGTTCCCTCCCGGCCCGCTTTGTGAATGAGCTGGCGCGTCGTCAGGACTGGAACAGTTTGCTCTCTTTCAGCCCGCAGCCGCCGAAACCGGTCGCTGCGCGTTGCAACTACTATTACGCCAAATGGGCGACCGGCGATCAGAAAACCGCGTTTGATGGCGCGAAAGATATCTGGCTGACCGGCACGTCACTGCCGAATACCTGCGACAAGCTGTTCTCCGTCTGGCAGGGCGCAGGCAATCAGACTGCATTGACTACGCTGCAACGCATCGGCCTGGCGATGAAAACCGGCAATACGAATCTGGTGAACTTCCTGGCGAAGCAGTTACCGCCGGATTACCAGACCATGCGCGATGCGCTGCTGGATTTACAAAATAACCCGAATACCATTGAAAGCTTTGCGCGCAGTGTCGGGCCGACTGATTTTACCCGCAATGCCACCAGCATTACGTTTGCGCGTATCGCCCGTGATGATGCGGAAAATGCCCGTTCGATGATCCCCGTTCTCGTACGTCTGCAGAAGATGAGCGACAGCGAACGTCTGGATCTGGAAGAAGCGGTCGCCTGGCGCTATATGGGCAGCGATGCCACACCGGAACAGGCGGCATGGCGCGATAACGTTATTCTGCGCAGCCATTCCACCACGCTGGTGGAGCGTCGGATTCGTATGGCGCTGGCCGCCGGTGATCGTCAGGGACTGAGACAGTGGCTGGATCGTTTACCTTCGGATGCCCTGCAGGAAGATGAATGGCAGTACTGGCGTGCGTCAGTGATGATCGACAACGGTCAGCGCTCACAAGGTGAAGCGATGCTGCGCACATTAATGAAAGGGCGTGGATTCTATCCGATGGCCGCCGCGCAAAAGCTGAATGTTGCTTATCCGATGCAAATTTCTGTGGCTGCGAAGCCTGATGCCAGCATTGCGAAATTGCCGGAAGTCGCCCGCGTTCGTGAACTGATGTACTGGCAGATGGACAATCTTGCACGCACTGAATGGAGCTATCTGGTCAGCAGTCGTTCTGAATCTCAGCAGTCGGCACTGGCGCGTTACGCTTTCGAGCAGAAATGGCCCGATCTCAGCGTGCAGGCGACCATTACCGGCAAGCTTTGGGATTATCTTGAAGAACGTTTCCCGCTGGCGTGGCCGGATGAATTCCGCCGTGCGACCAATGACAAAGGCATCACGCAAAGCTACGCGATGGCGATTGCCCGTCAGGAAAGCGCGTGGAACCCGAAAGCCCGTTCGCCGGTAGGAGCCTCTGGTCTGATGCAGGTGATGCCTGCGACAGCGCAGCATACCGTGGATATGTTTGGTTTGCAGGGTTACAGCAATCCGGCTCAGCTGCTGGATCCGCAAATGAACATCACCATCGGTACCAGCTATCTGGAATATGTCTATCAGATGTTTGGCCGCAACCGTATTTTATCCAGCGCTGCTTACAACGCCGGGCCTTCCCGTGTGAATACCTGGCTGGGCAACAGCGCGGGCAGGGTGGATTCGGTCGCGTTCATTGAGAGTATCCCTTTCTCCGAAACTCGCCGATATGTTAAAAATGTGTTGGCATATGATGCATTTTATCGCTATTTTTTACATCAACCGGCCAAGATTTTGACGGATGCCGAATGGCAGAGGCGTTACTGA
- the gpmB gene encoding 2,3-diphosphoglycerate-dependent phosphoglycerate mutase GpmB: MLQVYLVRHGETEWNAARRIQGQSDSPLTAKGLYQARQVAERVRKEGITHVITSDLGRTRHTAQIIADACGCEVINEPRLRELHMGVLEERILDGLTEQEEIWRKQMVDGSPKGRIPEGETMTELAVRMRAALDSCLDLPAGSKPLLVSHGIALGCLISTILGLPAYAERRLRLRNCSLSRVDHQQSAWLANGWIVETAGDVSHLDLPALDELQR, translated from the coding sequence ATGTTACAGGTATATCTCGTCCGTCATGGCGAAACAGAATGGAACGCCGCCCGCCGTATTCAGGGGCAGTCAGACAGCCCGCTGACGGCTAAAGGTCTTTACCAGGCCCGTCAGGTTGCTGAGCGCGTGCGTAAAGAAGGGATCACTCACGTTATCACCAGTGATTTAGGACGTACCCGCCACACGGCGCAGATTATCGCTGATGCCTGCGGGTGTGAAGTGATCAATGAGCCACGTTTGCGCGAACTGCACATGGGCGTGCTGGAAGAACGTATTCTGGATGGTCTGACGGAGCAGGAAGAAATATGGCGTAAGCAGATGGTTGATGGTTCACCCAAAGGGCGCATCCCCGAAGGTGAAACGATGACTGAACTGGCCGTGCGTATGCGTGCCGCGCTCGACAGCTGTCTGGATTTACCGGCGGGAAGCAAGCCGCTGCTGGTCAGCCACGGTATTGCGCTGGGCTGTCTGATCAGTACGATCCTTGGCTTGCCTGCCTATGCGGAACGCCGTCTGCGCCTGCGTAACTGTTCGCTGTCGCGTGTTGATCACCAGCAAAGCGCCTGGCTGGCAAATGGCTGGATTGTGGAAACGGCGGGCGATGTCTCACATCTTGATCTGCCCGCGTTAGACGAGTTGCAACGCTAA
- a CDS encoding cation-transporting P-type ATPase translates to MTHSTSSVKTNASPSSSVATENKNWYQISGNDAMQRLGTGENGLTRHDASERLKEYGPNALPEKAAKSALMRFLAHFNDVLIYILLAAAIVTGAMGHWVDTLVILGVAVINALIGFLQENSAEKSLKSIQNMLSSQAVVMRDGQIQTINADQLVPGDIVQLRPGDKIPADLRIVSAHNLQVEEAILTGESTVVVKNAQVIDDEVMIGDRHNLLFSGTMISGGTATGVVYATGKDTELGHINQMMSSITPQRTPLLQQIDKLGKGIFALILLMMAFLFVFAFILRDMPLGELLLSLISLAVASVPEGLPAIISIILSLGVQSMARNHAIIRKLPTVETLGSMTVICSDKTGTLTMNEMTVKAVILADRAYQVEGESYQPKGRIVDAQTRQQIDVTHTPVLNTFITAVDLCNDSQLMQDDKGHWGITGGPTSGALKVLAAKSNLNTGKVEPLDKIPFDSKHKYMSTLQRINGKTRLFVTGAPDVLFSLASFELTENGVQPFRREYWEEEMARYARQGLRMVAAALKDEPEIGGDLNHSHLQQGLIFVGIAGMMDPPRPEAIDAIAQCQQAGIRVKMITGDHQETAMAIGKMLGIGNSSDSITGYQLEHMDDAELAAAASQYDIFARTSPEHKLRLVKALQDDGEVVGMTGDGVNDAPALKQADVGIAMGIKGTEVTKEAADMVLTDDNFATIASAVREGRRVYDNLKKTILFILPTNLAQGLLIILAILAGAVIPLTPVQILWMNMATSTTLSFGLAFEPGEKGMMRRRPRAPGQHVLDLHAVWRIAFVGILIACSAFVLEAWMQPRGYSSDLIRTVLLQTLVTAQWVYMFNCRVMDRFPLTREVFVNKGLWIVSGVLLLLQLALIYLPVMNQLFGTVPMPLKFWGITLVVGAMIFVIVEIEKWLVNRFIRKKV, encoded by the coding sequence ATGACTCACTCAACTTCATCTGTAAAAACGAATGCCAGCCCCTCTTCTTCTGTCGCGACAGAAAACAAAAACTGGTATCAGATTAGTGGTAACGACGCCATGCAGCGTCTGGGAACTGGCGAGAATGGCCTGACCCGGCACGATGCCAGCGAGCGTCTGAAAGAATATGGCCCGAACGCCTTACCGGAAAAAGCCGCCAAAAGCGCCCTGATGCGTTTTCTGGCGCACTTCAATGATGTCCTGATTTATATCCTGCTCGCGGCTGCCATCGTCACCGGAGCCATGGGACACTGGGTCGACACGCTGGTGATTTTGGGCGTGGCCGTCATCAATGCGCTGATCGGTTTTTTGCAGGAAAACAGCGCTGAGAAATCACTGAAAAGCATTCAGAATATGCTGTCAAGTCAGGCAGTTGTCATGCGTGACGGACAGATACAAACCATCAATGCCGACCAGCTGGTGCCCGGTGATATCGTGCAGTTGCGCCCGGGAGATAAAATCCCGGCGGACTTGCGCATTGTCAGCGCGCATAACCTGCAGGTCGAAGAAGCCATTCTGACCGGTGAATCCACCGTGGTGGTGAAAAACGCACAGGTCATTGACGATGAAGTCATGATCGGCGACCGCCACAACCTGCTGTTCTCCGGCACCATGATCAGTGGCGGCACCGCAACCGGTGTGGTTTATGCCACAGGTAAAGACACCGAACTGGGTCACATCAACCAGATGATGTCGTCGATTACGCCGCAGCGCACCCCGCTGTTGCAGCAAATCGACAAACTGGGCAAAGGCATTTTCGCCCTGATTCTGCTGATGATGGCGTTCCTGTTTGTCTTCGCCTTTATCCTGCGCGATATGCCATTGGGCGAACTGCTGTTGTCGCTGATTAGCCTGGCCGTGGCTTCGGTTCCCGAAGGTTTACCGGCGATTATCTCGATTATTCTCTCCCTTGGCGTGCAGTCGATGGCGCGTAATCACGCCATTATCCGCAAGCTGCCGACAGTCGAAACACTCGGCTCCATGACGGTTATCTGCTCGGATAAAACCGGCACGCTGACCATGAATGAAATGACTGTGAAAGCCGTCATTCTGGCAGACCGCGCTTATCAGGTTGAAGGCGAAAGCTATCAGCCTAAAGGCCGGATTGTTGACGCACAAACCCGGCAACAGATTGATGTCACTCATACACCGGTGCTCAATACCTTCATCACTGCAGTTGATTTATGCAACGACAGCCAACTGATGCAGGACGATAAAGGCCACTGGGGCATTACCGGCGGGCCGACTTCCGGCGCACTGAAAGTGCTGGCGGCGAAATCAAACCTGAATACCGGCAAAGTCGAGCCGCTGGATAAAATCCCGTTCGATTCCAAACACAAATACATGTCGACACTGCAACGCATCAACGGCAAAACCCGGTTGTTCGTGACCGGCGCACCGGACGTACTGTTCTCTTTAGCCTCGTTTGAACTGACCGAAAACGGCGTGCAGCCTTTCCGCCGGGAATACTGGGAAGAAGAGATGGCGCGCTATGCCCGTCAGGGTCTGCGCATGGTCGCTGCGGCATTGAAAGATGAGCCGGAAATCGGTGGCGACCTGAACCATAGCCATCTGCAACAGGGTCTGATTTTTGTCGGTATCGCTGGCATGATGGATCCCCCTCGCCCGGAAGCCATTGATGCGATTGCCCAGTGTCAGCAGGCCGGGATCCGCGTGAAGATGATCACCGGCGACCATCAGGAAACCGCGATGGCCATCGGCAAAATGTTAGGGATTGGCAACAGCAGTGATTCCATCACCGGTTACCAGCTCGAGCATATGGATGATGCAGAACTGGCCGCTGCCGCCAGCCAGTATGATATTTTCGCCCGTACCAGTCCCGAGCATAAATTACGGCTGGTAAAAGCGTTACAGGATGACGGTGAAGTGGTCGGAATGACCGGTGACGGTGTCAACGATGCGCCCGCGTTGAAACAGGCTGACGTCGGTATCGCGATGGGGATCAAAGGCACCGAAGTTACCAAAGAAGCCGCTGACATGGTGCTGACCGATGACAACTTCGCGACCATCGCCAGCGCGGTCAGGGAAGGTCGTCGCGTTTACGACAACCTGAAGAAAACCATTCTGTTTATTCTGCCGACTAACCTCGCGCAGGGACTACTGATTATCCTGGCCATTCTGGCCGGGGCAGTCATCCCGCTAACGCCGGTTCAGATCTTGTGGATGAACATGGCGACGTCGACCACGCTGTCCTTCGGTCTGGCCTTTGAGCCGGGTGAGAAAGGCATGATGAGGCGCCGTCCGCGCGCGCCGGGTCAGCACGTCCTCGACCTGCATGCTGTCTGGCGTATCGCCTTCGTGGGTATTCTGATTGCCTGCAGTGCCTTTGTGCTGGAAGCCTGGATGCAACCGCGTGGTTACAGCAGCGATTTGATCCGCACCGTGCTGTTACAGACGCTGGTCACCGCGCAGTGGGTGTATATGTTTAACTGCCGCGTAATGGACCGTTTCCCGCTGACGCGCGAAGTGTTCGTCAACAAAGGGTTATGGATTGTTTCCGGTGTCTTACTGCTCCTGCAACTGGCGTTGATTTATCTGCCAGTCATGAACCAGTTGTTTGGCACCGTGCCGATGCCCCTGAAATTCTGGGGTATCACGCTGGTGGTTGGCGCGATGATCTTCGTGATCGTCGAAATCGAGAAATGGCTGGTTAACCGCTTCATCCGCAAGAAAGTCTGA
- the thrL gene encoding thr operon leader peptide, translating into MRIISLNTTIITTTDTTGNGAG; encoded by the coding sequence ATGCGAATCATCAGCCTGAACACAACAATTATTACCACCACCGATACCACAGGTAACGGGGCGGGCTGA
- the creA gene encoding protein CreA, translating to MNKCWIFVFGMFIFCSGAARAEQVGSVDTVFKLFGPDHKIVVEAFDDPDIKNVTCYISRAKTGGIKGGLGLAEDTSDAAISCQQVGPIELSDKIKQGKDKGTVVFQKRTSLVFKKLQVVRFYDEKRNALIYLSYSDKVVDGSPKNALSAVPIIPWGHAEP from the coding sequence ATGAATAAATGTTGGATTTTTGTATTTGGGATGTTTATTTTTTGTTCTGGAGCAGCGCGTGCAGAGCAAGTGGGATCAGTGGATACCGTCTTCAAATTATTCGGTCCGGACCATAAAATTGTGGTCGAGGCCTTTGATGATCCTGATATTAAAAATGTAACTTGTTATATCAGTCGTGCAAAAACCGGCGGCATCAAGGGCGGATTAGGTCTGGCCGAAGATACATCGGATGCGGCGATTTCCTGTCAGCAAGTAGGACCTATCGAGCTCAGCGATAAGATTAAGCAGGGCAAAGACAAAGGCACTGTAGTTTTCCAGAAACGTACCTCTCTGGTGTTTAAAAAGCTGCAGGTGGTGCGTTTTTATGATGAAAAACGTAATGCGCTTATCTACCTGAGTTATTCCGATAAAGTCGTGGACGGTTCACCTAAAAATGCCCTCAGCGCGGTGCCGATCATTCCGTGGGGACATGCTGAGCCTTGA
- the robA gene encoding MDR efflux pump AcrAB transcriptional activator RobA, with protein MDQAGIIRDLLSWLETHLDQPLSLDNVAAKAGYSKWHLQRMFKDVTNNAIGAYIRARRLSKAAVALRLTSRPILDIALQYRFDSQQTFTRAFKKQFAQTPALYRRAEDWHSFGICPPIRLGAFILPQPEYVSLPEQHLIGMTQSYSCTLEQITTYRNEMRRHFWRQYIGEAKTLPPILYGLHHSRPSQEKDDEQEVLYTTALEAQHLPENVEGQPIVLQHGEYAMFHYNGTPERLQEFILTLYSTCLPTLKLTRRKGQDIERFYTNGHAPGTAPTEIQCDYLIPIRR; from the coding sequence ATGGATCAAGCAGGAATCATTCGTGACCTTCTTAGCTGGTTAGAAACCCATTTAGACCAGCCCTTGTCACTCGACAATGTCGCAGCCAAGGCCGGCTATTCCAAGTGGCACCTGCAGCGCATGTTTAAAGACGTCACGAATAATGCCATTGGTGCTTATATTCGTGCCCGCCGCCTGTCGAAAGCGGCTGTCGCTTTGCGTCTCACCAGTCGCCCGATATTAGATATCGCCCTTCAGTACCGTTTTGACTCCCAACAAACGTTTACCCGGGCTTTCAAAAAACAATTCGCACAAACGCCGGCATTGTATCGTCGTGCTGAAGACTGGCATTCGTTTGGTATTTGCCCGCCTATCCGACTGGGTGCATTCATTCTGCCGCAACCCGAGTATGTCTCATTACCAGAACAGCATCTGATCGGCATGACGCAAAGCTATTCATGTACGCTGGAGCAAATCACCACGTACCGCAACGAGATGCGTCGTCACTTCTGGCGTCAATATATTGGGGAAGCGAAAACGCTGCCGCCCATTCTTTATGGCCTGCACCATTCACGTCCAAGCCAGGAGAAAGATGACGAGCAGGAAGTATTGTACACGACAGCGCTGGAAGCTCAGCACCTGCCGGAAAACGTTGAAGGTCAGCCTATTGTGTTGCAGCACGGTGAATATGCCATGTTCCACTACAATGGCACGCCGGAACGTTTGCAGGAATTTATTCTGACGTTGTACAGCACCTGTCTGCCAACATTGAAACTGACCCGCAGAAAGGGACAGGATATCGAACGCTTTTACACGAATGGCCATGCCCCCGGCACTGCGCCAACCGAAATACAGTGTGATTACCTGATCCCAATCCGCCGCTAA
- the arcA gene encoding two-component system response regulator ArcA → MQTPHILIVEDELVTRNTLKSIFEAEGYMVHEANDGAEMHHILSENDINLVIMDINLPGKNGLLLARELREQASVALMFLTGRDNEVDKILGLEIGADDYITKPFNPRELTIRARNLLSRTMNLGTTGEERRLVESYKFNGWELDINSRSLISPQGEQYKLPRSEFRAMLHFCENPGKIQTRGDLLKKMTGRELKPHDRTVDVTIRRIRKHFEATPDTPEIIATIHGEGYRFCGDLED, encoded by the coding sequence ATGCAGACCCCTCACATTCTGATCGTCGAAGACGAGTTAGTGACACGTAATACGTTAAAGAGCATTTTTGAAGCAGAAGGCTACATGGTGCATGAAGCCAATGATGGCGCTGAAATGCACCACATTCTGTCCGAAAATGATATCAATCTGGTTATCATGGACATCAACCTGCCAGGCAAAAATGGCCTGCTGCTGGCACGCGAACTGCGTGAACAAGCCAGCGTTGCTTTGATGTTCCTGACCGGCCGCGACAACGAAGTTGATAAAATTTTGGGTCTGGAAATCGGCGCTGATGACTATATCACCAAGCCATTCAACCCGCGCGAACTGACCATCCGCGCACGCAATCTGCTGTCCCGCACGATGAACCTGGGTACTACCGGTGAAGAACGTCGTCTGGTTGAAAGCTACAAATTCAATGGCTGGGAACTCGATATCAACAGCCGTTCGCTGATAAGCCCGCAGGGCGAACAGTATAAGTTACCGCGCAGTGAATTCCGCGCCATGCTGCATTTTTGTGAAAACCCGGGCAAAATCCAAACCCGTGGCGATTTGCTGAAGAAAATGACCGGCCGTGAGCTGAAACCTCATGACCGTACTGTTGACGTGACTATCCGTCGCATCCGTAAGCATTTCGAAGCGACTCCGGATACGCCGGAAATCATCGCCACTATCCATGGTGAAGGTTACCGTTTCTGCGGTGATCTGGAAGACTGA